The Dioscorea cayenensis subsp. rotundata cultivar TDr96_F1 chromosome 19, TDr96_F1_v2_PseudoChromosome.rev07_lg8_w22 25.fasta, whole genome shotgun sequence genome includes a window with the following:
- the LOC120283670 gene encoding uncharacterized protein LOC120283670, translating to MSRPVPRRESPWGLPEGDTRQPQPHRCNDRAEDVIQACFEGNPFKTVPGPFKLFWRCMRSKPGEEPTEPFYYLELEPPIRQEVKLE from the exons ATGAGTAGGCCGGTGCCGAGGAGGGAGAGCCCATGGGGGTTGCCGGAGGGTGACACAAGGCAGCCTCAACCTCATCGGTGCAATGACCGGGCTGAGGATGTCATTCAG GCTTGTTTTGAAGGAAATCCATTTAAAACAGTCCCAGGCCCTTTCAAACTCTTTTGGCGATGCATGCGTTCCAAGCCAGG GGAAGAGCCAACGGAACCTTTCTATTACTTGGAGCTGGAGCCGCCAATAAGGCAAGAGGTCAAACTTGAATAG
- the LOC120283525 gene encoding RNA pseudouridine synthase 6, chloroplastic — MAALAPLASFFSNVLLSSLRASNPKGLMVPPGVLLRALSTSPRSRTRRSNKELWWVAKKKPLAQVSAAKADAFLSSESSVYPRYPEYNRLLPCPQQNQPPRIEHLVVSEGGIVVDYISKALDLPSLFVADLIHFGAVHYALVCPKPPPSATPEQVRLFKEVTEPSVLQKRSSLRGKTVREAQKTYRITHVNEFVEAGTYLRVHVHPKRFPRCYEVDWKSRIIAVTASYVVLDKPAATSVGGTTDNIEESCATFTSRALGLETPLRTTHQIDNCTEGCVVLAKTKEFCAIFHGMIREKQVKKLYLGLAAAPVPLGIISHYMRPVNIAPRLVSEDFIEGWHLCQLEVLECKEVPWPSSDVERRYNIEGCGWPSWSVAYECKINLLTGKTHQVRAQLAAIGAPLIGDSMYMPAVISEKANPLINPFGEYRKEYTSHEDKMAAVEEWISQYGKEPSAAIGLQASQISWDNGECSYEAGAPWWRHGIA, encoded by the exons ATGGCGGCTCTCGCTCCTCTCGCTTCCTTCTTCTCTAATGTCCTCCTTTCCTCGCTACGGGCTTCCAATCCAAAGGGCCTAATGGTGCCGCCTGGAGTTCTCCTTCGTGCTCTGTCCACCTCTCCTCGTTCCAGGACCCGCCGTAGCAATAAAGAGCTTTGGTGGGTCGCAAAGAAGAAGCCCTTGGCTCAGGTCTCTGCTGCCAAAGCGGATGCCTTTCTATCCAGTGAAAGCAGTGTGTATCCTAG GTATCCTGAATACAATCGTTTACTCCCGTGCCCACAGCAAAATCAACCTCCAAGAATTGAGCACCTTGTAGTTTCTGAAGGAGGCATAGTAGTTGACTATATTTCCAAAGCTTTGGATCTTCCCTCATT gttTGTTGCAGATCTTATTCATTTTGGAGCTGTGCATTATGCACTTGTCTGCCCAAAACCTCCACCAAGTGCAACTCCTGAACAAGTTCGGCTGTTTAAAGAAGTGACAGAACCATCAGTTCTGCAGAAGAGGTCATCTCTCAGAGGGAAAACTGTGAGAGAAGCTCAAAAAACTTATAGGATAACTCATGTTAATGAATTTGTTGAAGCTGGGACCTACTTACGTGTACATGTACACCCAAAACGCTTTCCAAG GTGCTATGAGGTTGATTGGAAGTCCAGAATTATAGCTGTTACTGCTTCATATGTTGTTCTTGACAAACCAGCTGCTACTTCA GTAGGAGGAACAACTGATAACATTGAAGAAAGTTGTGCAACTTTTACTTCACGTGCTTTGGGATTAGAAACTCCTCTGAGGACCACACATCAGATAGATAACTGTACCGAAGGCTG TGTTGTGTTGGCCAAAACAAAGGAGTTCTGTGCCATTTTCCATGGAATGATTAGG GAAAAACAGGTGAAAAAGCTTTATCTTGGTCTCGCTGCTGCACCTGTGCCATTGGGAATAATTTCTCACTACATGCGTCCTGTGAACATTGCTCCAAGATTAGTTTCAGAAG ATTTTATTGAAGGATGGCATCTTTGCCAATTGGAGGTTCTAGAATGCAAGGAGGTCCCATGGCCAAGTTCGGATGTTGAGAGAAGGTACAACATCGAGGGTTGTGGATGGCCCTCGTGGTCCGTTGCCTATGAATGTAAAATCAACCTCTTGACAGGAAAAACACATCAG GTCAGAGCTCAGTTAGCTGCAATCGGTGCACCACTCATCGGTGACTCTATGTACATGCCTGCTGTGATATCAGAAAAGGCCAATCCTCTCATCAATCCCTTTGGTGAGTATAGAAAAGAATATACAAGTCATGAAGATAAAATGGCAGCTGTCGAAGAGTGGATTTCTCAGTACGGTAAAGAACCAAGTGCAGCTATCGGACTTCAAGCATCACAAATCTCATGGGACAACGGTGAGTGTTCCTATGAGGCCGGGGCTCCATGGTGGAGGCATGGAATAGCATAA